Part of the Leishmania major strain Friedlin complete genome, chromosome 7 genome is shown below.
CAGACAGGCGCGTTGTTCTACGACACTGACCTTTACGAATCACAAAGCAATGCCACATCTCATTGGATGCGGAGCTGCCCCGTTTGTAGGTGGACTTGGTGCCGACGTCCATTCCTTGTGTGACACGTTTGATTTGCGTGCTCTTTTgtgccctccctctgccaCCCCTACACTTGGCCTacctctgcagcaccttTCCCGTCCTCCGGCCGAGCGCATATACCCACTACATTACAGGTGGAATACCGCTCCTTGGCTCACAGGTGCGGTCTGCGCGACAAGCTTTCcctacacacagacacccacccacccacaccgacAAACACATCCCTTCCGCGCTGTCCTTCGCTTTCCTGCacatcacgcacacgcaacgcGCATCACTCAGGGTGCACCGTCCCTGCTACACACACCCTCTGTTCTTTATTCTGCGCTTTCGCTGTACGCGGCGAAGAGTGTGCTTGTGCCACTTTGCCGGCCACCTGCACACCTTAGGCACTCCTTCCGCCACCCCCGCACTGCGCGGGAAGTACACCATCATGCAAGAGGAGAACAATGTGCCAGCGGAGTGGGCTCCCAGggacacgcaccgcctcgaccTTCTTCAGCTGCTTCCCCCCTCTCAGAGGCACTgcgggcagagcagcgctgcggagaGCGGACAGGGCTGTCACTCGCGCTCACGCGGCAAGCCGGAGGTGCACTCGACTCGAGCGTCGAGCGGTGGTAAGAGGAGCACCGGCACACTGTCGAGAAGCGATGACTGCTTGAATGCCATAGCACAGACCCCCCTGTTCAACTCCTGCGGTCATCCTCGACGATCCGCGGCACAATGTCTGCGTTTACACACTCGACAGCGTCGTCTGGTTGCGCTAGCCGTCTTACTTGCTCTCATCGTCATGGTTCACTGGGTCATCAGCCAATTCACGACCAATGTAGGCTCACAACAGAAATCATCGATAGAGTTGCTCAATGAAGCGAACCGTGAATATGAGTCTTCATCGCCGTTCTCTGTcctggtgcagcacgagaGTGCTGTTGAGCGGTTGACGACCACACAGCGTGGTCTTGCGGCCTCTGGCGCTGGCTCTCTGGCGAGACTCGACCGGGATCAGCTGCCGTCGTGGACGTTGCGTGTGATCGACGAGGACTGCACGATGTGCTTGGACAATGTCACATACGCTTCTGcggtcgctgcggatgcgggGAGGTCGACTAACAAGACGGGACATCATAAGCAAAAAGGGCTTTCCGTGTTCGCGACGACATCTGCACCGCTGGGCCTCATGGGGCCGATGCTGTTTGCGATGGCGAGCGTGACGGACGACGTGGACGTTGCAGCGGAACTGCCGCGGTGGCAATGGGTGACCTGGTcgtacgcgcagcagcgccgcttcgtTCACACATCGCAGTCGCGGAGCACAGGTGAGCGACCGCGACACTTGATCGTGTTGGGCATACCTTCAACGGACCAACCGATGCGCTACCCTCTGCGGGACGCACAGCGGGCGACGTGGCTGACGTACCGAGAGGTTGCACGCACCGAGAACAACTTTactggcgcgctgctgcagctctacgtgttcgctgctgcggagcaTGATTCTGAGGACTCGACGCATTCCGCCGTGGACATGGTTCAGCTGGCCCCGACAGTGAGCGAGTACGCCGCAGCAACTGAGCAGCACCTGGCTGTGGAGGGTGGAGACGTCAACAATGCACCCCCCTACCTGCAGCGTCGCGTGGTGCTGCGTGATGGGTGGCGCGACATCCCACGAAGCGATGACGCGGTGTGGAGATCACCCTGCGCTGGTGTAAGGACCACCGTGGTGACTGCGGCAAGTCTTGTGGCCGGGACCTCGTCCCTCGCGGCTCTTTCAGCCCAGTTGTCGCTGCCCGTGACACCTGCCttcacagcagcggcgcagtaCGTGTGCCACGCGTCCGCGGCACTgtggcaggaggcgctgcaccaccgcaacTCGCTATGGCTGGACTTTTTGACGGACCGCAAGCCGACcacgaaaaagaaaatggGCATGGGTATATCGTGGGGTATACCGACAGAAATAGGCATGTCTCAAAAGACCGTGTTGTGGCTGAACTACGCGTACACTGCCTTCCCGGACGTGCCGTACATCATgaagggcgacgacgacatgtACCTGAAGGTGCCACAGTACTtgagcgacctgcggcatGTGCGCGGTGGGTGGCAGAAGCCGCGCAACTTGACGGTGACGATTCCACACAGAGGGGTTATCCCACCGACACTGGCCATCGACGACGCGGAGGAATGCCTGTATCGAGTGTGGTGGATCTATAGCAATAAAATCGCGTATGGCAACGGCGTGGGCTACATTCTGGACCGTCGCCTCATCCAGGCTGCACTGAACCCATTTGATGGCTCCAATGCTCTTCTGATGAAGCTGCTGACAAATCCCTACGATTACAGGCTGGAAAAGGAATATCTTAGCTTGAACATGCAGCACGAGGATAAGCATATCGGGAAGCAGATAAGAGATCACCACGACGCCGTGGAGAGGTTCTGCCCCAAGAAGCGCGTGTGCTACATGGCTGACCGGCGGTTCCGGGCGCACCAGATTCTGCGGCCAAAGCCTGTCAAGCTGACGTGGATCTCGGTGATGGCGCACTTTGGCATGTCAGCGATTCCATACTATGTCCACTACTTCCACAAAAATGAGTTCAAGgtggccgaggaggcgaagcggTTGATTGCGCAGGGCATCGACGTGAAGACGATTGAGGAGAATGCAACGCAGCGGATGCACGAGTGGGTGGCGTCTCAGGTGCCGAGCACACTCGTGGGGCTCGGAGCGTCATTCGATCTCGACTGGGTACGTGGAGACCCACGCACTGCGTACACTGTagccgaggaggacgaagtCGCGGTATACGATGTTCGGTACAAGCTCCGCCGAAGGAACGATATCCCGTGTGTCTTGGAGTCTGATAAGAGGTAGATTGGCCTCCATTGTGCCAGCCCGCCAGCTGCGTTTGTGCTCTTTCTGCGTTGTCTCTTGTGACGTCGAGGTTGTGTTCAAGTGACACTGCGATTGGAAGGGTACGGAAATGTGACGCCAGCGATTCGGCTCTAAACTCACCACCGTTCTGGTGGTTTTGCTTTCCAGAGTTCAAGTACTTTCCTTATCATTGCGCTGCTGTAACAGCTACACATTCGTTCAtcttttcttttgcttgGCGCTAGGGCACTGATGGTCGGCTTTCACTGGTGTTTTTGCCGTTCTGAGGCGTGCACCTCATGATGAGCTGTGCTGTGCATTGCTCCAAGTCATTGCTTTTCCTGTCAccgtgttttcttttccttctctttcctgATGCAGTGAAACTAGCTCTCTTTCtgttgctctctcttcctttaCGTCGTAC
Proteins encoded:
- the SCG1 gene encoding phosphoglycan beta 1,3 galactosyltransferase 1, whose protein sequence is MQEENNVPAEWAPRDTHRLDLLQLLPPSQRHCGQSSAAESGQGCHSRSRGKPEVHSTRASSGGKRSTGTLSRSDDCLNAIAQTPLFNSCGHPRRSAAQCLRLHTRQRRLVALAVLLALIVMVHWVISQFTTNVGSQQKSSIELLNEANREYESSSPFSVLVQHESAVERLTTTQRGLAASGAGSLARLDRDQLPSWTLRVIDEDCTMCLDNVTYASAVAADAGRSTNKTGHHKQKGLSVFATTSAPLGLMGPMLFAMASVTDDVDVAAELPRWQWVTWSYAQQRRFVHTSQSRSTGERPRHLIVLGIPSTDQPMRYPLRDAQRATWLTYREVARTENNFTGALLQLYVFAAAEHDSEDSTHSAVDMVQLAPTVSEYAAATEQHLAVEGGDVNNAPPYLQRRVVLRDGWRDIPRSDDAVWRSPCAGVRTTVVTAASLVAGTSSLAALSAQLSLPVTPAFTAAAQYVCHASAALWQEALHHRNSLWLDFLTDRKPTTKKKMGMGISWGIPTEIGMSQKTVLWLNYAYTAFPDVPYIMKGDDDMYLKVPQYLSDLRHVRGGWQKPRNLTVTIPHRGVIPPTLAIDDAEECLYRVWWIYSNKIAYGNGVGYILDRRLIQAALNPFDGSNALLMKLLTNPYDYRLEKEYLSLNMQHEDKHIGKQIRDHHDAVERFCPKKRVCYMADRRFRAHQILRPKPVKLTWISVMAHFGMSAIPYYVHYFHKNEFKVAEEAKRLIAQGIDVKTIEENATQRMHEWVASQVPSTLVGLGASFDLDWVRGDPRTAYTVAEEDEVAVYDVRYKLRRRNDIPCVLESDKR